A window of Mucilaginibacter paludis DSM 18603 contains these coding sequences:
- a CDS encoding phosphatidate cytidylyltransferase: MKKLNLSLLLLVMVAMSSCSVVTGIFKAGAVVGVIAVIVVIGIIFWIFSMFSGRQ, encoded by the coding sequence ATGAAAAAGTTAAACCTATCGTTATTGCTGTTGGTAATGGTTGCCATGAGCAGTTGTTCAGTAGTTACCGGGATATTTAAAGCCGGCGCCGTTGTGGGCGTTATAGCAGTTATTGTTGTTATTGGCATCATTTTTTGGATATTCTCCATGTTTAGCGGGCGACAGTAA
- a CDS encoding ThuA domain-containing protein, producing the protein MASYPKVVKKLILSPGLLVFWLLFTGINIAALGITKPRPKVLVFSKTMGFHHSSIAAGNLAILKLSSENNFDVDTTTDASKFTIENLKHYAAIVFLSTTGLSSQLFTDQERLALTQYIKQGGGYVGIHAAADCCSDWQWYGNLCGAYFKAHPAQQLATLNIVDSTHVSTKHLPHQWTRKDEWYNYKWMAPDLHVLIKIDEKSYDAGPAAMGADHPMAWYHNYDGGRAFYTELGHTDESYSDPLYLQHLLGGIKYAVGKR; encoded by the coding sequence ATGGCAAGTTATCCTAAAGTTGTAAAAAAGCTAATCCTTTCGCCAGGTTTATTGGTGTTTTGGCTGCTTTTTACGGGCATAAACATCGCCGCATTGGGTATCACCAAGCCCAGGCCTAAAGTGCTGGTATTTAGCAAAACCATGGGCTTCCACCATTCATCAATTGCGGCTGGTAACCTGGCTATATTGAAATTGAGCTCAGAAAATAATTTTGATGTAGATACCACTACCGATGCTTCAAAATTTACCATCGAAAATTTGAAGCATTACGCGGCTATTGTTTTTTTAAGTACAACAGGCTTAAGCAGCCAGCTTTTTACCGATCAAGAAAGACTGGCGCTTACCCAATATATTAAACAGGGCGGTGGTTATGTAGGTATACATGCGGCTGCCGATTGCTGCTCCGACTGGCAATGGTACGGTAATTTATGTGGTGCTTATTTTAAAGCGCATCCGGCACAGCAGTTAGCTACATTGAATATTGTGGATTCTACTCATGTTTCAACCAAGCATTTACCACACCAGTGGACGCGTAAAGACGAATGGTATAATTACAAATGGATGGCCCCCGATTTGCATGTACTGATTAAAATTGACGAAAAAAGCTATGATGCCGGCCCGGCTGCTATGGGAGCCGATCACCCGATGGCCTGGTATCATAACTATGACGGAGGCAGGGCCTTTTACACCGAGCTCGGCCATACCGACGAATCTTACTCCGATCCCCTATATCTGCAACACCTGCTCGGCGGTATAAAATATGCTGTAGGTAAACGCTAA